In Dama dama isolate Ldn47 chromosome 9, ASM3311817v1, whole genome shotgun sequence, the following proteins share a genomic window:
- the LOC133061333 gene encoding small ribosomal subunit protein eS1-like, with protein sequence MAVGKNKRLTKGGKKGAKKKVVDPFSKKDWYDVKAPAMFNIRNIGKTLVTRTQGTKIASDGLKGRVFEVSLADLQNEEVAFRKFKLITEDVQGKNCLTNFHGMDLTRDKMCSMVKKWQTMIEAHVDVKTTDGYLLRLFCVGFTKKRNNQIRKTSYAQHQQVRQIRKKMMEIMTREVQTNDLKEVVNKLIPDSIGKDIEKACQSIYLLHDVFVRKVKMLKKPKFELGKLMELHGEGSSSGKATGDETGAKVERADGYEPPVQESV encoded by the coding sequence aTGGCGGTCGGCAAGAACAAGCGCCTTACGAAAGGAGGCAAAAAGGGAGCCAAGAAGAAAGTGGTTGACCCATTTTCTAAAAAAGATTGGTATGATGTGAAAGCACCAGCTATGTTCAATATAAGGAATATTGGGAAAACATTGGTCACGAGAACTCAAGGAACTAAAATCGCGTCTGATGGCCTCAAAGGTCGTGTTTTTGAAGTGAGTCTTGCTGATCTGCAGAATGAGGAAGTAGCATTTAGAAAATTCAAGCTAATTACTGAGGATGTTCAGGGCAAAAACTGCCTGACAAATTTTCATGGTATGGATCTTACCCGTGACAAAATGTGCTCCATGGTCAAAAAATGGCAGACCATGATTGAAGCTCACGTTGATGTCAAGACTACCGATGGTTACTTGCTTCGTCTGTTCTGTGTGGGTTTTACTAAAAAGCGCAACAATCAGATCCGGAAGACCTCTTACGCCCAGCACCAGCAGGTGCGCCAGATCCGTAAGAAGATGATGGAGATCATGACCCGAGAGGTGCAGACAAACGACTTGAAAGAGGTGGTCAATAAATTGATTCCAGATAGCATTGGAAAAGACATAGAAAAGGCTTGCCAATCTATTTATCTGCTCCATGACGTCTTCGttagaaaagtgaaaatgctgaagaagcctAAATTTGAATTGGGAAAACTCATGGAGCTACATGGTGAAGGTAGTAGTTCTGGAAAAGCTACTGGGGACGAGACAGGTGCTAAAGTTGAGCGAGCTGATGGATACGAACCACCAGTCCAAGAATCGGTTTAA